The proteins below come from a single Burkholderia sp. FERM BP-3421 genomic window:
- a CDS encoding NAD-dependent epimerase/dehydratase family protein, translating to MRALVEFGHEVVAIGRDTYSAGDMIDGVDYRSMDIFDEGVHTFERIGSPDVCIHLAWEAGFNHQDPSHIGNALKHYRFVERLISGGLKHIAVAGSMHEIGYHVGEVDAQTPTNPLNPYGVAKNFLRQALSLLCEKHGIDWKWLRMYYIVGDDTRNNSIFAKLLAAEAENKPTFPLNSGEMLYDFIEVGRLGRQIALVSTQEAYRGVINCCSGQPVALRTAVERFIADRQLSIRPEYNKFPRRPYDSYAIWGNADVVRILEDAVGGSRQS from the coding sequence GTGCGTGCGCTCGTGGAGTTTGGGCACGAGGTGGTCGCGATTGGTCGCGATACGTATTCAGCCGGGGACATGATCGACGGCGTGGATTATCGTTCGATGGACATCTTCGACGAAGGCGTCCATACGTTCGAACGGATCGGTAGTCCGGACGTGTGCATCCATTTGGCGTGGGAGGCTGGATTCAATCACCAGGATCCGTCCCACATCGGCAATGCGCTGAAGCATTATCGTTTCGTCGAGCGGCTGATTTCGGGCGGCTTGAAACATATCGCAGTGGCCGGGTCGATGCATGAGATCGGCTATCACGTCGGCGAGGTGGACGCGCAGACGCCGACCAATCCGTTGAATCCCTATGGCGTCGCCAAGAATTTCCTGCGCCAGGCGCTTTCGCTTTTGTGCGAGAAGCATGGCATTGACTGGAAATGGCTGCGAATGTACTACATCGTCGGCGACGATACGCGGAACAACTCGATTTTTGCGAAGCTGCTGGCGGCCGAAGCCGAAAACAAGCCGACGTTCCCGCTCAATAGCGGGGAGATGCTGTACGACTTCATCGAGGTCGGCCGCTTGGGACGTCAGATCGCACTGGTATCCACGCAGGAGGCGTATCGCGGCGTGATCAATTGCTGCAGCGGCCAGCCCGTTGCGTTGCGAACGGCCGTCGAGCGTTTCATTGCAGATCGCCAGTTGAGCATTCGACCGGAGTACAACAAGTTTCCGCGGCGCCCCTACGATTCGTATGCGATCTGGGGAAATGCCGATGTCGTGCGCATCCTCGAGGATGCCGTGGGCGGCTCCCGCCAATCATGA
- a CDS encoding alginate O-acetyltransferase AlgX-related protein has product MNRYFPALAFFAATLIPAVSCLYSPALSSYLHAYVRGGDVTGLEEQVRRSNPVWNGALDMYSTTLYRLGISSNPHAARIGQDGWVFLGNMHNENFDQAVRAREISDGEAQQWAEVLDSQRHWLESRNIPLLFVLAPMKANIYPEKLPRWAQAMREGKPSALDQFKKYAGDELLDVRGALIEAKASGLSYSKLNSHWTGYGAYAAWQPIARRLETELPGFHAYGTKPYTAISHVAYGNEFDGMVNIHVPNQWDEVSLSEPTPSIDMLAADGNWVSLNGNPQTDVLDLPRHTRNQSAPNKLRALVLRDSMGNSLSPYLQASFREVIQEHHHFYPGHTLNLPALIEKYRPDVVIYVMTERFSIAPLGNLYYWRGEEAFRKAAGAGDPMRVVRALGTLGEPAVLSLDGPHSSGSRTGVVRLRLNSAADGAVRLTTRDATQSREYFESVTRGANDLYFFLSESELKGSIDVVPVGTDSIQIETSEIKRPS; this is encoded by the coding sequence TTGAATCGATATTTTCCAGCGCTTGCCTTTTTCGCCGCTACGCTGATTCCCGCCGTCTCCTGTCTGTACAGCCCGGCGCTGTCTTCCTATCTTCACGCGTACGTGCGCGGCGGCGACGTCACGGGACTGGAAGAGCAGGTGCGGCGAAGCAATCCGGTCTGGAACGGCGCACTCGATATGTATTCGACTACGCTGTATCGGCTTGGTATTTCATCGAATCCTCATGCCGCGCGTATCGGGCAGGACGGATGGGTGTTTCTCGGAAACATGCACAACGAGAATTTCGATCAGGCAGTGCGCGCGCGCGAAATCAGCGACGGCGAGGCGCAGCAGTGGGCGGAAGTGCTCGACTCGCAGCGTCATTGGCTCGAGTCGCGGAACATCCCCCTGCTGTTCGTACTCGCGCCGATGAAGGCCAATATCTACCCGGAGAAACTGCCGCGCTGGGCGCAAGCCATGCGTGAAGGGAAGCCGTCCGCGTTGGATCAGTTCAAGAAATACGCCGGGGACGAACTGCTTGACGTTCGCGGTGCGCTGATCGAAGCGAAAGCGTCGGGCCTGAGCTATTCGAAACTGAACAGCCATTGGACCGGCTATGGTGCATATGCAGCCTGGCAGCCGATTGCAAGGCGCCTCGAAACCGAGCTGCCGGGGTTCCACGCATACGGCACCAAGCCTTACACGGCAATCAGCCATGTCGCCTACGGCAATGAGTTCGATGGGATGGTCAATATCCATGTGCCGAATCAATGGGATGAGGTCTCGCTGTCCGAACCGACGCCGTCGATCGACATGCTGGCGGCGGACGGCAACTGGGTATCGCTGAACGGCAATCCGCAGACGGATGTGCTGGATTTGCCGCGACACACGCGTAACCAAAGCGCGCCGAACAAGCTACGCGCACTGGTGTTGCGTGATTCGATGGGGAACAGCCTGTCGCCGTACCTGCAGGCGTCGTTTCGCGAGGTGATCCAGGAGCACCATCACTTCTACCCGGGGCATACGTTGAACCTGCCCGCGCTCATCGAGAAATACCGTCCGGATGTGGTGATCTACGTGATGACGGAGCGATTCTCGATTGCGCCGCTCGGCAATCTCTACTACTGGCGCGGCGAAGAGGCGTTCCGGAAGGCCGCCGGCGCAGGCGATCCGATGCGGGTCGTCCGCGCGCTTGGCACCCTTGGCGAACCGGCCGTCCTGTCGCTTGATGGTCCCCATTCGTCCGGTTCGCGCACCGGCGTGGTCCGGCTGCGCCTGAACAGCGCCGCGGACGGCGCGGTCAGGCTGACGACCCGTGACGCGACGCAATCTCGCGAATACTTCGAGTCGGTGACACGTGGTGCCAATGACCTCTATTTCTTCCTGTCCGAAAGCGAGTTGAAGGGTAGTATTGATGTCGTGCCGGTTGGTACCGACTCGATTCAGATCGAGACAAGCGAAATCAAGCGGCCATCCTAG
- a CDS encoding MraY family glycosyltransferase — MQFATTTWLGALAVALTAAVASTAILRVLLASGLAWRLATDIPNERSLHTCPTPRVGGWGIVPVFVAALLGLAPGMWLIALAAAMLAAVSQIDDRRGLPAPLRFAAHLVAVAVLLIGYRADAPWWLVAGIGFVMVWLTNLYNFMDGADGLAGGMALFGFGAYAVAALSGAKPAPDLVIAGAAVAGAALGFLLLNFHPARLFLGDAGSIPLGFMAGALGYWGWRDAIWPLWFPGMVFAPFIADASVTLLKRLLRGEKFWQAHREHYYQRMVRTGMSHCRTAIYWYLTMLVGIMLALWVLGRAERVQWLFCIGWYGALACIGVLIDIRWSKVQPPTGINS; from the coding sequence ATGCAATTTGCAACGACTACGTGGCTGGGGGCGCTCGCGGTAGCGTTAACCGCAGCCGTCGCTTCGACAGCGATCCTGCGCGTCCTGCTTGCCAGCGGGCTCGCATGGCGGCTCGCAACCGACATTCCGAACGAGCGTTCGTTGCATACGTGCCCGACGCCGCGCGTTGGCGGCTGGGGTATCGTACCGGTGTTCGTCGCCGCACTGCTGGGCCTGGCTCCCGGGATGTGGCTGATCGCGCTTGCCGCGGCGATGCTTGCCGCGGTGTCGCAGATCGACGACCGGCGCGGGTTACCCGCGCCGCTGCGGTTCGCCGCGCACCTCGTGGCGGTGGCCGTGTTGTTGATCGGCTACCGGGCCGATGCGCCTTGGTGGCTGGTTGCCGGAATCGGTTTTGTGATGGTGTGGCTGACCAATCTCTATAATTTCATGGATGGCGCGGATGGTCTTGCTGGCGGGATGGCGCTGTTCGGGTTCGGGGCCTATGCGGTGGCGGCGCTGAGCGGCGCGAAGCCGGCTCCGGATCTCGTGATCGCCGGCGCGGCCGTTGCGGGCGCGGCCCTGGGCTTTCTCCTGCTGAATTTCCATCCGGCGCGGCTTTTCCTTGGCGATGCCGGCTCGATTCCACTCGGTTTCATGGCGGGGGCGCTTGGCTACTGGGGGTGGCGCGACGCGATCTGGCCATTGTGGTTTCCCGGCATGGTGTTCGCACCCTTCATTGCTGATGCATCGGTAACACTCTTGAAACGATTGCTTCGGGGCGAAAAGTTTTGGCAGGCGCATCGGGAGCATTATTATCAACGGATGGTGCGTACAGGCATGAGTCATTGCCGTACTGCCATCTACTGGTACCTCACCATGCTCGTAGGCATAATGCTTGCACTGTGGGTGTTGGGTCGTGCTGAACGGGTGCAATGGCTGTTTTGCATCGGCTGGTATGGGGCTCTTGCCTGCATCGGGGTCTTGATCGACATACGTTGGAGCAAGGTCCAACCCCCCACCGGTATCAATTCTTGA
- a CDS encoding UDP-glucose 4-epimerase family protein, with product MSALLVTGANGFVGRALCTLAQAQGHTVSGIARRAGGCVPGVREWVHDTADFDGMEAAWPADLQVDCVVHLAARVHVMRDEARDAGAAFDATNVDGALRVAKAAHARGATRFVFVSSIKAIAEWSADVPLVEDIAPRPRDAYGLSKLRAERRLVQFGESAGLDVVIVRPPLVYGPGVRANFLRMMNAVSRGMPLPLGAIESRRSVVYVRNLADALLQCAIDRRAAGGCFHVADDDAPTVTGLLRMVGDALGKPARLIPVPPGLLRALGRLTGRSASIERLTGSLHIDTTHIRQVLGWQPPYTTRQGMAATAAWYRSRSTQ from the coding sequence ATGAGCGCCTTGCTCGTGACGGGTGCAAACGGCTTCGTCGGGCGTGCGCTGTGCACGCTGGCGCAGGCGCAGGGCCACACGGTGTCCGGGATCGCGCGCCGTGCCGGCGGTTGCGTACCCGGCGTGCGGGAATGGGTGCACGATACCGCGGATTTCGATGGGATGGAGGCCGCATGGCCGGCTGATCTGCAGGTCGATTGTGTCGTCCATCTGGCGGCACGCGTGCATGTCATGCGTGATGAGGCGCGTGATGCCGGCGCAGCGTTCGACGCGACCAACGTCGACGGTGCGTTGCGTGTGGCAAAGGCCGCGCATGCGCGCGGCGCGACCCGCTTCGTGTTCGTGAGCAGTATCAAGGCCATCGCCGAGTGGAGTGCGGACGTCCCGCTTGTCGAGGACATCGCGCCTCGTCCCAGGGACGCGTACGGACTATCGAAGCTGCGCGCCGAGCGCAGGCTCGTGCAGTTCGGGGAGTCGGCCGGACTCGACGTCGTCATCGTTCGTCCTCCGCTCGTTTACGGACCGGGCGTACGCGCTAATTTTCTGAGGATGATGAACGCCGTGTCGCGCGGCATGCCGCTGCCGCTCGGCGCAATTGAGTCACGGCGCAGTGTTGTCTACGTCCGCAATCTTGCGGACGCGTTGCTGCAATGCGCAATCGACCGGCGCGCGGCGGGGGGGTGTTTCCACGTCGCCGACGACGACGCGCCGACCGTCACGGGACTGCTGCGAATGGTCGGTGACGCGCTCGGCAAGCCGGCACGGCTCATTCCGGTGCCTCCGGGTCTGTTGCGAGCGCTCGGCAGGCTGACTGGCCGCAGTGCGAGCATCGAGCGGTTGACCGGCAGCCTGCACATCGATACCACGCATATACGACAGGTTCTCGGCTGGCAACCGCCCTATACCACCCGGCAGGGCATGGCGGCGACGGCCGCGTGGTATCGTTCGCGCAGCACTCAATGA
- a CDS encoding MBOAT family O-acyltransferase yields the protein MVFSSFSFLFLFLPLFFVGYGSIRNVVYKNIFLFGASLAFYFVGEHRQIWILIASILINYAFGLLVGRARERGRAFLLGPRMLVALCVGANLVLLGYFKYITFLTENLAGVVHVLGLPVHVAVVHAALPLGISFYTFHALSYVVDVYRGEVKATRNLVNVGTYFTMFPQLVAGPILRYNMIGHAMGKRTVTANMLSHGIYLFVLGLAKKVLFADTFAMTADAVFALPPAQIDFGLAWVGALAYSFQIFFDFWGYSQMAIGLGLMMGFDFPLNFNYPYISRNIQEFWRRWHMTLSFWFRDYVYIPLGGNRKGRMRTYVNLIVVFFLTGLWHGAAWTFIVWGLWHGGFLLLERAAARGFERLPRAVSHLYTLLVVIFGWVLFRATHFSDALTFWKAMVGLHGFSSPALYQYLNPLFAVLLIAGAVFSTPVPAKLSAWCVPRIAGMTMPTAMIAGSVLFVISSVKILSGSFSPFLYFRF from the coding sequence ATGGTATTCAGTTCATTTTCGTTTCTGTTTCTGTTTCTTCCATTGTTTTTCGTAGGATACGGAAGCATCAGGAATGTCGTATACAAGAATATTTTTCTGTTCGGGGCGTCGCTGGCCTTTTATTTCGTGGGCGAGCACAGGCAGATCTGGATTCTGATCGCCTCTATCCTCATCAACTACGCATTCGGTCTGCTCGTGGGTCGCGCGCGCGAGCGCGGGCGTGCGTTTCTGCTTGGGCCTCGGATGCTGGTGGCGTTGTGTGTTGGCGCCAATCTCGTCCTGCTCGGCTACTTCAAGTACATCACGTTCCTGACGGAAAACCTGGCCGGTGTCGTGCACGTCCTTGGGCTGCCGGTGCACGTTGCGGTCGTGCATGCCGCATTGCCGCTCGGCATCAGCTTCTACACGTTCCACGCGCTGAGCTACGTGGTCGACGTCTATCGAGGTGAGGTCAAGGCAACGCGGAACCTCGTCAACGTCGGTACCTATTTCACGATGTTCCCGCAGCTCGTTGCAGGCCCGATCCTGCGCTACAACATGATCGGCCATGCGATGGGCAAGCGCACCGTGACCGCCAACATGCTGTCGCACGGCATCTACCTGTTCGTGCTCGGGCTCGCCAAGAAGGTGTTGTTCGCCGATACGTTCGCGATGACGGCGGACGCTGTTTTTGCCTTGCCGCCCGCGCAGATCGATTTCGGTCTGGCGTGGGTCGGCGCGCTGGCGTATTCCTTCCAGATCTTTTTCGATTTCTGGGGCTATTCGCAGATGGCGATCGGCCTCGGGTTGATGATGGGATTTGATTTCCCGCTCAACTTCAACTACCCGTACATTTCCAGGAATATCCAGGAGTTCTGGCGTCGCTGGCACATGACCCTGTCGTTCTGGTTTCGCGACTATGTGTACATTCCGTTGGGCGGCAACCGCAAGGGCAGGATGCGCACGTACGTGAATCTGATCGTCGTGTTTTTCCTCACGGGGCTCTGGCACGGTGCGGCCTGGACGTTCATCGTCTGGGGCCTTTGGCATGGCGGTTTTCTGCTGCTTGAGCGCGCCGCTGCTCGAGGCTTCGAGCGCTTGCCGCGCGCCGTCTCGCATCTGTACACCCTGCTGGTCGTGATCTTCGGGTGGGTCCTGTTCCGCGCAACGCACTTTTCGGATGCGCTGACGTTCTGGAAGGCCATGGTCGGACTGCACGGATTTTCGTCGCCGGCGCTGTATCAGTACCTGAACCCGCTGTTTGCCGTCTTGCTGATCGCGGGCGCAGTGTTCTCGACGCCCGTGCCAGCGAAGCTGTCGGCCTGGTGCGTGCCGCGCATCGCAGGCATGACGATGCCCACGGCCATGATTGCGGGGTCGGTGCTGTTCGTCATATCGAGTGTGAAGATTCTGTCGGGCTCGTTCAGCCCGTTTCTGTATTTCCGTTTCTGA
- a CDS encoding rhamnan synthesis F family protein, with protein MKRIAFYMFYDEHGVVDDFIIHKLRALREHVDTIFVVSNSELQPEGRDALESVADTVFVRENVGFDVWAYKEAMEAYGIDRLEAFDELILLNYTFFGPIFPFSEMFEHFDGNSDIDFWGVSAHKEMVPNPFTGSGVLPLHIQSHWITVRKRLFTSLEFKKYWADMPMIKSYQDSILQHESKFTAHFSGKGYRYDVYLDPEAYPTQYATFQSVVTTLEDRSPILKRRLFFHDPLFLEQNAVILKDAIKIVEEQSDYDTGLIWQNVSRTTVPRNLYTNLDNLHILNDVLDGAPRAETGTRVAVIVHLYYPDMLDEMVTYISRIPRSFDLYITTSSDEKKQDIEERLKALDLGWRYEVRVTEENRGRDMSSLFITCKDVVLDGGYDYICRLHSKKSPQNSYNMGRLFKAHLLENLLYNEAFVENLLRVFDDNPHVGMLMPPVIHIAYPTLGHAWFANRPGVEEWVKKLKILTPRDDYTPLAPYGTMFWFRPDALKKLFEYEWKWTDFNPEPDHTDGGLAHVLERLMGYAVHDAGYLVHCVMNREMAASSYTKLEYKLQRIAGLLPNGNILDQIGWISLNAHPASLRFMLGTCLRIAQRSFGSKHPRVTRMLRPVFRTMRSVYRAFVR; from the coding sequence ATGAAGCGAATCGCCTTTTACATGTTCTATGACGAGCACGGGGTCGTCGATGATTTCATCATCCACAAACTGCGTGCGCTTCGAGAGCATGTCGACACAATTTTTGTCGTGTCGAATTCGGAACTGCAGCCTGAAGGGCGTGATGCGCTGGAAAGCGTTGCGGATACGGTCTTCGTGCGCGAGAACGTCGGCTTTGATGTCTGGGCGTACAAGGAGGCAATGGAGGCCTACGGGATCGACCGCCTGGAAGCCTTCGATGAACTCATCCTGCTGAACTACACGTTCTTCGGCCCGATCTTCCCGTTCTCGGAGATGTTTGAACATTTCGACGGGAATTCGGACATCGATTTCTGGGGGGTCAGTGCCCACAAGGAAATGGTGCCGAATCCGTTTACCGGCAGCGGCGTGCTGCCGCTGCACATCCAGTCGCACTGGATTACCGTGCGCAAGCGATTGTTCACGTCGCTCGAGTTCAAGAAATACTGGGCAGACATGCCCATGATCAAGTCCTACCAGGATTCGATTCTGCAGCACGAGTCGAAATTCACCGCGCACTTCAGCGGCAAGGGCTATCGCTACGACGTCTATCTTGACCCGGAAGCGTATCCAACTCAGTATGCGACGTTCCAGAGTGTCGTCACGACGCTCGAGGATCGCTCGCCGATCCTGAAGCGCCGCCTCTTTTTCCATGATCCGCTGTTTCTCGAGCAGAACGCGGTCATTCTGAAAGACGCCATCAAAATCGTCGAGGAGCAAAGCGATTACGATACCGGACTGATCTGGCAGAATGTCAGCAGAACAACGGTTCCGCGAAATCTGTATACCAATCTGGACAATCTTCACATTCTGAACGATGTACTGGATGGTGCGCCACGTGCGGAGACTGGGACCCGGGTGGCCGTGATCGTGCATCTGTACTATCCGGACATGCTCGACGAGATGGTCACGTACATCAGTCGCATCCCTCGGTCGTTCGATCTGTACATCACCACGAGCAGCGACGAAAAGAAGCAGGACATCGAGGAGCGGCTCAAGGCGCTCGACCTCGGCTGGAGGTACGAGGTGCGGGTGACGGAGGAAAACCGGGGCCGCGATATGTCGTCGCTGTTCATCACCTGCAAGGACGTCGTGCTCGACGGCGGATATGATTATATTTGCCGCCTGCATTCGAAGAAGTCGCCTCAGAACAGCTACAACATGGGGCGATTGTTCAAGGCGCACCTGCTGGAAAATCTGTTGTACAACGAAGCTTTTGTTGAGAACCTGTTGCGCGTTTTCGACGACAATCCACACGTTGGGATGCTGATGCCGCCGGTTATTCACATCGCCTATCCGACGCTTGGCCACGCATGGTTCGCCAATCGCCCGGGTGTCGAGGAATGGGTGAAGAAGCTCAAGATCCTCACGCCGCGCGACGACTATACGCCGTTGGCGCCGTACGGGACGATGTTCTGGTTCCGTCCCGATGCGCTGAAAAAGCTGTTCGAGTACGAGTGGAAATGGACCGACTTCAATCCGGAACCGGACCACACGGACGGCGGGCTCGCGCACGTGCTGGAGCGGTTGATGGGCTATGCTGTTCACGATGCGGGATACCTGGTTCATTGCGTGATGAACCGCGAGATGGCGGCATCAAGCTACACGAAGCTTGAGTACAAGCTTCAGCGAATCGCAGGGCTGTTGCCGAACGGAAATATCCTGGATCAGATCGGTTGGATCTCGCTGAATGCGCATCCCGCCTCGCTGCGATTCATGCTGGGGACATGCCTGCGCATCGCGCAACGCTCTTTTGGCAGCAAGCATCCGCGCGTGACCCGGATGCTCAGGCCGGTGTTTCGCACCATGCGTTCCGTTTACCGGGCGTTTGTCCGGTGA
- a CDS encoding glycosyltransferase: protein MHPRFSVTVSIVTFRSEPAMLERTLHSVSRAARFAREAGAIDRPVQVALIDNDDQAAGAAIQPYRDLDDVEVRLISGHGNVGYGRGHNLALAETDSAFHLILNPDVDMEASGFAEAIGFMNAHPDVGLLAPHVRGDDGRMQYLCRRYPSLFDLLLRGFAPAWVRSRFAKRLNGYEMRDVIGERDVVLDPPIVSGCFMFFRTSALQMLQGFDPRYFLYFEDYDLSLRVHEKARIAYVPAVKIVHFGGGAARKGAKHIQMFAASAFHFFNRHGWRWR from the coding sequence ATGCATCCACGCTTTTCCGTTACGGTTTCCATCGTCACGTTTCGCTCCGAGCCGGCGATGCTCGAGCGCACGCTTCACAGCGTGAGCCGCGCGGCCCGTTTCGCTCGCGAAGCGGGCGCAATTGATCGCCCGGTTCAGGTCGCGCTGATCGACAACGATGATCAAGCGGCCGGCGCCGCCATTCAGCCGTATCGCGATCTCGACGACGTCGAGGTTCGGCTGATCAGTGGGCACGGCAATGTCGGCTATGGCAGGGGACACAATCTGGCGCTTGCCGAGACGGACAGCGCGTTCCATCTGATTCTGAATCCCGACGTCGACATGGAGGCGTCGGGATTCGCGGAGGCGATCGGTTTCATGAACGCTCATCCGGATGTCGGGTTGCTCGCGCCGCACGTCAGGGGTGACGATGGCCGGATGCAGTATCTGTGCCGGCGCTATCCGTCGTTGTTCGATCTGCTCCTCCGGGGCTTCGCGCCTGCGTGGGTGCGATCGCGATTCGCGAAGCGGCTGAACGGATACGAAATGCGGGACGTGATCGGCGAGCGCGACGTCGTGCTCGATCCGCCGATCGTCAGCGGGTGCTTTATGTTTTTCCGGACCTCCGCGCTGCAGATGCTGCAGGGGTTTGATCCACGCTACTTTCTGTATTTCGAGGATTACGATCTCAGTCTCAGGGTCCACGAAAAAGCGCGAATCGCCTATGTGCCCGCGGTGAAAATCGTGCACTTTGGTGGCGGGGCCGCCCGCAAGGGGGCCAAGCATATCCAGATGTTCGCGGCGTCCGCATTCCACTTTTTCAATCGTCACGGCTGGAGGTGGCGATGA
- a CDS encoding glycosyltransferase family 2 protein, whose amino-acid sequence MGRTALTQEADRFEQTDDRKVCAVIVSFNPDIEHLRAMIDALTPQLARVVVVDNGSAPSALGFLETLAQHAQVDVVPLGENRGIASAHNEGIRYARRAGCHYVLLLDHDSKPAPDMVAQLVGAERHLTGEGVKVGAVGPVAIDSRTGARASFVVMRGVRLRRIQCGGDEITEVDFLISSGTLIVLSVFDEIGGMRDELFIDHVDTEWCFRARTHGYRLFAVGAAGLLHSLGDEVQRVWIGRWRSIHVHSPLRDYYMIRNTLLVAKMSRLPLRWRMALMIRAVGSFAYFSLFMSPRARRVAAMATGVAHGLTNRSGKR is encoded by the coding sequence ATGGGGCGCACCGCGCTGACGCAGGAGGCGGATCGCTTCGAACAGACGGATGATCGCAAGGTGTGCGCGGTCATCGTAAGTTTCAATCCGGATATCGAGCATCTGCGCGCGATGATCGACGCGTTGACGCCGCAACTGGCGCGCGTCGTCGTCGTCGACAATGGGTCGGCGCCATCGGCGCTCGGGTTTCTGGAAACACTTGCGCAACACGCGCAGGTGGACGTCGTGCCGCTCGGCGAAAATCGCGGAATTGCGAGCGCGCACAACGAAGGCATCCGATATGCGCGTCGTGCCGGATGCCACTACGTACTGCTGCTCGATCACGACAGTAAGCCGGCACCCGATATGGTGGCGCAACTGGTCGGTGCCGAACGGCATCTGACCGGGGAAGGCGTGAAAGTGGGCGCGGTCGGGCCGGTTGCGATCGATAGTCGCACGGGCGCCCGTGCATCGTTCGTCGTGATGCGGGGTGTCCGGCTGCGGCGCATTCAGTGCGGTGGCGACGAAATCACGGAGGTCGATTTCCTGATCTCGTCGGGAACCCTGATCGTATTGTCCGTGTTCGACGAGATCGGCGGCATGCGCGACGAACTCTTCATTGATCATGTCGACACGGAGTGGTGCTTTCGCGCACGCACGCACGGCTATCGCCTTTTCGCAGTCGGGGCGGCTGGTTTGCTTCATTCATTGGGTGATGAGGTGCAGCGCGTCTGGATCGGCCGCTGGCGCAGCATTCATGTTCATTCACCGCTACGCGACTACTACATGATCCGCAACACTCTGCTGGTGGCGAAGATGTCGCGACTGCCGTTGCGCTGGCGCATGGCGCTCATGATTCGCGCTGTCGGGTCGTTCGCCTATTTCAGCCTGTTCATGTCTCCGCGTGCGCGGCGAGTCGCGGCGATGGCGACCGGTGTCGCGCACGGGCTGACGAACCGGTCCGGCAAACGCTGA